The following coding sequences lie in one Gemmatimonadaceae bacterium genomic window:
- a CDS encoding OmpA family protein, with protein sequence MRLHTGLAWVGTIALLSGCATTGALKRAQQQNADALAQASAQQKAALDAEASQRASTDSALRQQLGLVQGDVQQLKTDLQSMRNDFNAKITAMQDGLHFDMPVNFAFNDATIRSDDQPSLTRFAHVVQQYYPNSKVTVEGFADPAGSVRYNLVLSERRAKAVADYLASQGMSPALIETVGYGKTRLVTPKAWGDQPGAELNRRAVFVIETKGQASVALANPAGTP encoded by the coding sequence ATGCGCCTTCACACCGGACTTGCTTGGGTCGGAACTATCGCCTTGTTGAGCGGTTGCGCCACGACCGGCGCCCTCAAGCGCGCCCAGCAGCAGAACGCCGACGCCCTCGCTCAGGCATCGGCTCAGCAGAAAGCCGCGCTCGACGCTGAAGCGTCGCAGCGTGCGTCGACGGACAGCGCCCTTCGCCAGCAGCTCGGGCTCGTGCAGGGGGACGTGCAGCAGCTGAAGACCGACCTGCAGTCGATGCGCAATGATTTCAACGCCAAGATCACGGCGATGCAAGACGGTTTGCACTTCGACATGCCGGTGAACTTCGCGTTCAACGACGCGACCATTCGTTCGGACGACCAGCCGTCGCTGACGCGCTTCGCCCACGTCGTACAGCAGTACTATCCGAATTCGAAAGTGACCGTCGAGGGCTTCGCGGATCCCGCGGGCTCCGTCCGCTACAACCTCGTTCTTTCGGAGCGTCGCGCGAAGGCCGTCGCTGACTACCTCGCTTCGCAGGGCATGTCCCCCGCGCTGATCGAGACCGTCGGCTATGGCAAGACCCGCCTCGTCACGCCGAAGGCGTGGGGCGACCAGCCGGGCGCCGAGCTCAATCGCCGCGCCGTGTTCGTGATCGAGACCAAGGGTCAGGCGAGCGTCGCGCTCGCGAACCCCGCCGGGACGCCGTAA
- a CDS encoding ABC transporter permease has translation MSFFHALRARLRATRQSAADRSLADEIRFHIELETEKNIKLGMSPDEARRRALAHFGGVQRVREEHRDVRPLRWLEDAASDSRFALRALRRTPALGLAAVVTLALGIGANVAIFSAVNAVVLQPLPFPDPDRLMMITEENPEKHWHLQDAAPANVLDWRAGVPAFQDVTAYSAFLATSTLTGRGDPQPMQVVYAMGNFFSVMGAHAELGRTFTDDETWRPAAVAVLSDRSWRTRFGGDSSIIGKSLTLDGRDYQVVGVMPPTFAFPYDNADMWRSIAWDPQSRGADPFRRAHWVRAVARLKPGVSVESADAQLQSVVARLKRDYPATNKYMGALILPLQTFLVGDTRLPLLLLLTSVAFLLLIACANVGNLLLVQAAGREREAALRLALGAGRGRLVRQALAESLMLSLVGGVVGLLLGWAGTRALVRLQPDGMLRVHEFGIDGAVLGYVLAITVVSGLIFGVAPALWMRRRNPADSLKDGGRGAGQGVRAKRWGEALVVGEVALALLMTAAAGLIVRSFWQIRNVDPGFDSNGVLTAQISLNRSYDTVTKVQAFMSQLEIRARAIPGVTNAALATGIPFMGPAYTSDFIAYGRAANDYGTEIAHRTLTASYFKTMKGRLVSGRMFDETDRVGSAPVVLINEALARSYFRGQNPVGQRMALEKAPTDKSTWYTIIGVVANEHVDALDVAPRIEVFNAASQEPPYSTFVLLRTDGNPTNLTASLRGVVHDLDPSLALVDAKPMDDLRVASLARIRFLTTMLLAFALVGLVLAVVGVYGVLSHITRSRTREMGIRVALGAQMSEVRWLVVRRGLGLAVAGLAVGLVVAVFSTRLMTKLLFNVAPNDPLTLIGVSLILVVTSLVAASLPARRAARVDPAIALRAD, from the coding sequence ATGAGCTTCTTTCACGCACTCCGCGCTCGCCTTCGCGCGACCCGTCAGTCGGCGGCTGACCGATCCCTCGCCGACGAGATCCGATTCCACATCGAGCTCGAGACCGAGAAGAACATCAAGCTCGGGATGAGCCCGGACGAAGCGCGCCGACGTGCGCTTGCGCACTTCGGCGGCGTGCAGCGCGTGCGCGAAGAGCACCGTGATGTGCGCCCCCTGCGCTGGCTCGAGGACGCAGCGTCCGATTCGCGCTTCGCCTTGCGCGCGCTCCGCCGGACGCCCGCCCTCGGCCTCGCCGCCGTCGTCACGTTGGCGTTGGGGATCGGCGCCAACGTCGCGATCTTTTCAGCCGTGAACGCCGTGGTGCTGCAGCCACTGCCGTTTCCCGACCCGGATCGCCTCATGATGATCACCGAGGAGAATCCGGAAAAGCATTGGCACCTCCAGGATGCCGCGCCGGCCAACGTGCTCGACTGGCGCGCGGGCGTTCCCGCGTTTCAGGACGTCACGGCGTACTCGGCCTTCCTGGCCACCTCGACGCTCACCGGCCGGGGCGATCCGCAGCCGATGCAGGTCGTGTACGCGATGGGGAATTTCTTTTCAGTCATGGGTGCGCACGCGGAGCTCGGCCGCACCTTCACCGACGATGAAACCTGGCGCCCCGCGGCGGTTGCCGTTCTCAGCGATCGCAGTTGGCGCACGCGCTTCGGTGGCGACTCGTCGATCATCGGAAAGTCGCTCACCTTGGACGGACGCGACTACCAGGTCGTCGGTGTCATGCCCCCGACATTCGCGTTTCCATACGACAATGCGGATATGTGGCGGTCCATCGCGTGGGATCCCCAGTCGCGCGGTGCGGACCCTTTCCGCCGGGCGCATTGGGTCCGAGCAGTCGCACGGCTCAAGCCGGGCGTCTCAGTCGAATCGGCCGACGCGCAGCTGCAAAGCGTCGTCGCGCGGCTGAAACGCGATTACCCGGCGACGAACAAGTACATGGGCGCGCTGATTCTGCCGTTGCAAACTTTTCTTGTCGGCGACACGCGACTCCCGCTGCTGCTCTTACTGACGTCCGTCGCCTTTTTGCTGCTCATTGCCTGCGCGAACGTCGGCAACCTCCTGCTCGTGCAAGCCGCGGGCAGGGAGCGCGAAGCGGCCCTGCGTCTCGCACTCGGCGCCGGACGAGGGCGGCTCGTTCGCCAGGCGCTCGCCGAGAGCTTGATGTTGTCCCTCGTCGGCGGCGTCGTTGGATTGCTCCTCGGTTGGGCTGGTACACGCGCGCTCGTGCGGCTTCAGCCGGACGGAATGCTGCGCGTGCACGAATTCGGCATCGATGGCGCGGTGCTCGGCTACGTGTTGGCGATCACCGTCGTGAGTGGTCTGATCTTCGGCGTCGCTCCGGCCCTATGGATGCGACGCCGCAATCCCGCCGACTCGCTCAAGGACGGCGGGCGTGGCGCGGGGCAGGGAGTGCGCGCGAAGCGCTGGGGCGAAGCGCTCGTCGTCGGCGAAGTGGCACTCGCATTGTTGATGACGGCCGCCGCTGGGCTCATCGTGAGAAGCTTCTGGCAAATCCGCAACGTCGATCCGGGCTTTGATTCGAACGGCGTGCTCACCGCGCAGATTTCACTCAACCGTTCATACGACACCGTCACGAAGGTCCAGGCGTTCATGTCGCAGCTCGAGATTCGTGCTCGCGCCATTCCAGGCGTCACGAACGCAGCGCTCGCGACCGGCATTCCGTTCATGGGCCCCGCCTACACGAGCGACTTCATCGCCTACGGCCGCGCCGCCAACGACTACGGGACGGAGATCGCCCACCGGACGCTCACCGCCTCGTACTTCAAGACGATGAAAGGTCGCCTGGTCAGCGGGCGCATGTTCGACGAGACCGATCGCGTCGGCAGTGCTCCGGTGGTCTTGATCAACGAAGCGCTGGCCAGGTCGTATTTCCGCGGACAGAACCCGGTTGGCCAGCGCATGGCGCTCGAGAAAGCGCCGACGGACAAGTCGACCTGGTACACCATCATCGGCGTCGTGGCCAACGAGCACGTCGACGCGCTCGACGTCGCGCCTCGAATCGAAGTGTTCAACGCCGCGTCGCAGGAGCCGCCCTATTCGACCTTCGTGCTGCTTCGTACCGACGGCAACCCGACGAACCTGACAGCGTCGTTGCGCGGCGTGGTGCACGACCTCGATCCCTCACTCGCGCTGGTCGACGCGAAGCCGATGGACGATCTCCGAGTAGCTTCGCTTGCGCGGATCCGCTTTCTCACGACGATGCTGCTCGCGTTCGCCCTCGTCGGGCTCGTGCTCGCCGTGGTCGGCGTCTACGGAGTGCTCTCGCACATCACGCGCAGTCGCACGCGCGAAATGGGCATTCGAGTGGCGCTCGGCGCACAGATGTCGGAAGTGCGGTGGCTCGTCGTAAGGCGCGGCCTGGGGCTGGCGGTTGCCGGCCTGGCGGTCGGACTCGTCGTGGCCGTCTTTTCGACTCGGCTCATGACGAAGCTCCTGTTCAACGTCGCGCCGAACGATCCGCTGACGCTCATTGGCGTCTCGTTGATCCTCGTCGTGACGAGCCTCGTGGCGGCGTCGCTTCCCGCGCGGCGTGCCGCGCGCGTCGATCCCGCGATCGCTCTCCGCGCCGACTGA
- a CDS encoding chromate resistance protein ChrB domain-containing protein, with product MRDTSAWLLFLHQLPPKPDYMRVKVRRRLKGLGAALVKNTVYVLPNTDEALEDFQWLREEIVAQGGTAIIAEASFVEGISDEELHAMIESAGSGPADADAADSTETIEPGRTWVTRQGVFVDRIASAWLIRRSIDPKARFKFVSPRGYKPLANEVRFDMVGAEYTHVGEDCTYQTLLRRFGLDEPGLFAIGEVVHDIDCKDEKFARPETPGVLGVLRGIADGTTTDEERLERGFRVFEDLYLFYSSRRRGGAT from the coding sequence ATGAGGGACACATCCGCATGGCTTCTCTTTCTTCACCAGCTGCCGCCAAAGCCGGACTACATGCGCGTCAAGGTGCGCCGGCGCCTCAAGGGGCTCGGCGCCGCGCTGGTCAAGAACACCGTCTACGTCCTGCCCAACACCGACGAGGCGCTGGAGGATTTTCAGTGGCTGCGCGAGGAAATCGTTGCCCAGGGCGGCACGGCGATCATCGCCGAGGCGTCGTTCGTCGAGGGCATTTCAGATGAGGAGCTCCACGCCATGATCGAGAGCGCTGGCTCCGGGCCCGCCGACGCCGACGCGGCCGACTCGACCGAGACGATCGAGCCCGGTCGCACCTGGGTCACACGGCAAGGCGTGTTCGTCGATCGGATCGCGAGTGCCTGGCTGATTCGCCGGTCGATCGACCCGAAGGCACGGTTCAAATTCGTGTCGCCGCGCGGCTACAAGCCCCTCGCGAACGAAGTGCGATTCGACATGGTCGGTGCGGAATACACGCACGTCGGCGAAGACTGCACGTACCAGACGTTGCTCCGCCGCTTCGGCCTCGACGAACCCGGGCTCTTTGCCATCGGCGAGGTCGTGCACGACATCGACTGCAAGGACGAGAAGTTCGCGCGTCCGGAAACGCCTGGCGTGCTCGGCGTACTCCGTGGCATCGCCGACGGCACGACGACCGACGAGGAGCGTCTCGAGCGCGGCTTCAGGGTTTTCGAAGATCTCTATCTCTTCTACTCGTCACGCCGGCGAGGAGGTGCTACATGA
- a CDS encoding DUF1259 domain-containing protein, whose translation MSISTSSRITRALAAVLSMGIVVAPTVSAQQPSNQWSGAESAFGRKGVPQPADVMRFNFPRSDLTVRIGDVTLKPALALGSWVAFLPTGPGKALAMGDLVLLDNEVGPVMAALQAEGIEQTAVHNHLLSESPHITYMHVMAEGDPAKIAAAVHAALAKSATPIGAAPPGGAPAAELDTGAIAKALGVSGRLNGNVYQVSVPRSETIMEMGHSLPPSMGVATAINFQPTGAGKAAITGDFVLRGSEVNPVIRAFKKNGIDATALHSHLIDSDPQLYFMHFWANDDALKLARGLREALDQTKSKP comes from the coding sequence ATGAGCATTTCAACGAGCAGCCGGATCACGCGCGCACTCGCCGCCGTTCTGAGCATGGGAATCGTCGTCGCGCCGACCGTCTCCGCGCAGCAGCCGTCGAATCAGTGGTCGGGCGCCGAGAGCGCGTTCGGACGCAAAGGTGTTCCGCAGCCGGCCGATGTGATGCGCTTCAATTTTCCGCGTAGCGACCTCACGGTTCGCATCGGCGACGTGACGCTCAAGCCGGCGTTGGCGCTCGGCAGCTGGGTCGCATTCTTGCCCACGGGACCCGGCAAGGCGCTGGCGATGGGCGACCTCGTGTTGCTCGACAACGAAGTCGGACCCGTGATGGCCGCGCTGCAGGCCGAAGGCATCGAGCAGACCGCGGTACACAACCACCTGCTTAGTGAGTCGCCGCACATCACCTACATGCATGTAATGGCCGAGGGTGATCCGGCGAAGATTGCCGCCGCCGTTCATGCCGCGCTGGCGAAGAGCGCGACACCGATCGGGGCCGCGCCGCCGGGCGGCGCACCCGCGGCCGAGTTGGACACGGGGGCAATCGCGAAGGCGCTGGGCGTGTCGGGACGGCTCAACGGAAACGTCTATCAGGTCAGCGTGCCGCGCAGCGAGACGATCATGGAGATGGGACACTCGCTGCCGCCGTCGATGGGAGTGGCGACGGCGATCAACTTTCAGCCGACCGGCGCCGGCAAGGCGGCGATCACCGGCGATTTCGTGCTGCGCGGGAGCGAGGTGAACCCGGTGATTCGGGCGTTCAAGAAAAACGGAATCGATGCGACCGCGCTCCACAGCCACCTGATCGACTCGGACCCCCAGCTCTACTTCATGCATTTTTGGGCGAACGACGACGCGCTCAAGTTGGCGCGCGGCCTTCGCGAAGCGCTCGACCAGACGAAGTCGAAGCCCTGA
- a CDS encoding rhomboid family intramembrane serine protease, producing MTPWVLRLIVANIIVFFLEYVGGVGRHLAFVPAEFLQYPWTVITYMFVHQGVMHILFNMISLYFFGPRVEERLGARRFLTLYFLSGIAGALLSAIFAPRVGIVGASGAVFGVMIAFAHFWPDVQIYIFGVLPLTARVAVILMALLALYSGVQGSRTGVADFAHLGGFVAGWLYVKWFDMSLGAKRFRAKAKPTVAKDQLINWKRVDPKSVHEVNRDEVNRILDKISAKGLNSLTAEERLFLSNFVPPDDRVPPPT from the coding sequence GTGACGCCGTGGGTCCTTCGACTCATCGTTGCGAACATCATTGTCTTCTTCCTGGAGTACGTCGGCGGCGTCGGACGCCATCTGGCGTTTGTTCCGGCGGAGTTCCTCCAGTACCCCTGGACCGTCATCACGTACATGTTCGTGCACCAGGGGGTCATGCACATTCTGTTCAACATGATCTCGCTGTACTTCTTCGGCCCGCGGGTCGAAGAGCGGCTCGGCGCCCGCCGATTTCTGACCCTTTACTTCTTGAGCGGGATCGCGGGCGCCCTGTTGTCGGCGATCTTCGCGCCGAGAGTTGGGATCGTCGGCGCGTCCGGCGCGGTGTTCGGCGTGATGATCGCGTTCGCGCATTTCTGGCCGGATGTGCAGATCTACATCTTCGGCGTCTTGCCGCTCACGGCCCGGGTGGCCGTGATCCTCATGGCCCTCCTGGCGCTGTACAGCGGCGTTCAGGGATCGCGCACCGGCGTCGCCGACTTCGCGCACCTTGGCGGCTTCGTGGCCGGTTGGCTCTACGTGAAGTGGTTCGACATGAGCCTCGGCGCCAAACGCTTTCGAGCGAAGGCCAAGCCGACTGTCGCCAAGGACCAGCTGATCAACTGGAAGCGCGTCGACCCCAAATCCGTGCATGAAGTCAACCGCGACGAAGTGAACCGCATTCTCGACAAGATCAGCGCTAAGGGTCTCAACAGCCTGACCGCCGAGGAGCGGCTCTTCTTGTCCAACTTCGTGCCGCCGGATGACCGGGTCCCTCCACCGACGTAG
- a CDS encoding ferric reductase-like transmembrane domain-containing protein — translation MDAKDFTTYLGLAAVYLLSFNVLLGLLMGARYNTWKRWPHRRMNVLKLHNWTAYVGLGLSVLHPIPLLFIEKPRFRLFDVLWPVQSPEQPTINMLGAIALYLLAFTVVTSIYRAEIGRQRWKPLHYLTYVFATLLIIHGVFTDQNLDNSNVDIWDGEKVGIMACGAVILVATAFRFRWTSRHPKYHPPETARVPVSEPG, via the coding sequence ATGGACGCGAAGGACTTCACGACCTACCTCGGGTTGGCCGCGGTCTATCTGTTGAGCTTCAACGTGTTGTTGGGCCTCCTCATGGGGGCCCGCTACAACACGTGGAAGCGCTGGCCGCACCGCCGCATGAACGTTCTCAAACTGCACAACTGGACGGCCTACGTCGGGCTTGGCCTGTCGGTGTTGCACCCGATTCCGCTGCTCTTTATTGAAAAGCCGCGCTTCCGCTTGTTCGATGTTCTATGGCCCGTGCAATCTCCCGAGCAGCCGACGATCAACATGCTCGGCGCGATCGCGCTGTATCTGCTCGCGTTCACCGTCGTGACGTCGATTTACCGTGCCGAGATCGGACGCCAGCGATGGAAGCCGCTGCACTATTTGACGTACGTGTTCGCGACACTCCTCATCATCCACGGCGTGTTCACCGACCAGAATCTCGACAACTCCAACGTCGACATCTGGGACGGAGAGAAGGTCGGGATCATGGCGTGCGGCGCGGTGATTCTCGTCGCGACCGCGTTCCGATTCCGCTGGACGTCGCGACATCCGAAGTACCATCCGCCGGAGACCGCCCGAGTGCCGGTAAGCGAGCCCGGCTAA
- a CDS encoding aminotransferase class I/II-fold pyridoxal phosphate-dependent enzyme — protein sequence MPSRVSTLAQTLRGSAILRIAGEVRELVKQGRPILDLTVGDFNSKQFPIPRELEDGVVDALRAGESTYPPSIGLESLRQAVRAFYKKRLGLDFPLESVLITSGARPAIYAVYRALVDAGDKVVFGVPQWNNDYYCTIVGAEPVMIECDAGTRFLPTAKMLRPVVRGARLLALNSPLNPTGTLYDAATLSDVCDLVLEENARRGDRERPLYVMYDAVYWMLTTQGFEHVDPVSLRPEIAPYVVTVDAISKAFASTGLRVGWAIASPDIIRPMNDIIGHVGAWAPRPEQVATAKFLGNDAAVDRFIDTMRTDVTARLDAVYNGMVAMRDDGLPVDCVRPQGAIYVSARFALHGMQTPEGTVLHTDDDVRQYLLRAAGFAGVPFNAFGAQGDHGWFRLSIGVVSVEQIEGIFPSLRRAIEALAVPAAAH from the coding sequence ATGCCTTCTCGCGTCTCCACTCTCGCCCAAACCCTGCGTGGGTCGGCGATCCTCCGCATTGCGGGCGAAGTCCGCGAACTGGTCAAACAAGGGCGGCCGATCCTCGACCTCACGGTCGGCGACTTCAACTCCAAACAGTTCCCGATTCCGCGCGAGCTCGAGGACGGCGTCGTCGACGCGCTGCGCGCCGGCGAATCGACCTACCCGCCCTCGATCGGGCTCGAGTCCCTCCGCCAAGCCGTACGGGCCTTCTATAAGAAGCGCCTCGGTCTCGACTTCCCGCTGGAGTCCGTGCTCATCACGTCCGGCGCGCGCCCGGCGATCTATGCGGTCTATCGCGCGCTCGTCGACGCCGGCGACAAGGTCGTGTTCGGGGTGCCGCAGTGGAACAACGACTACTACTGCACGATCGTCGGCGCCGAGCCGGTCATGATCGAGTGCGACGCCGGCACGCGGTTCCTGCCGACGGCGAAGATGCTGCGCCCGGTGGTCCGCGGCGCGCGATTGCTGGCCCTCAACTCGCCCCTCAACCCGACCGGCACGCTGTACGACGCCGCGACGCTCTCCGACGTCTGCGACCTCGTGCTCGAGGAAAATGCGCGCCGCGGCGATCGCGAACGTCCTCTCTACGTGATGTACGACGCGGTCTACTGGATGCTCACCACGCAGGGGTTCGAGCACGTCGACCCGGTCTCCCTGCGACCCGAGATCGCGCCGTACGTCGTTACCGTCGACGCGATCTCCAAGGCGTTCGCGTCCACCGGACTGCGTGTGGGTTGGGCGATCGCGTCGCCGGACATCATTCGTCCGATGAACGACATCATCGGCCACGTCGGCGCGTGGGCGCCGCGCCCCGAGCAGGTCGCAACCGCCAAGTTCCTCGGCAATGACGCAGCCGTGGACCGGTTCATCGACACCATGCGGACCGACGTGACGGCCCGCCTCGATGCCGTCTACAACGGAATGGTCGCCATGCGCGACGACGGGTTGCCGGTGGATTGCGTGCGGCCGCAGGGCGCGATCTACGTGAGCGCGCGCTTCGCGCTGCACGGCATGCAGACGCCCGAGGGAACCGTTCTCCACACCGACGACGACGTGCGCCAGTACTTGCTGCGCGCCGCCGGATTCGCCGGCGTGCCGTTCAACGCCTTCGGTGCACAGGGCGACCACGGCTGGTTCCGGTTGTCGATCGGCGTGGTCTCGGTCGAGCAAATCGAGGGAATCTTCCCGAGCTTGCGCCGCGCGATAGAAGCGCTGGCAGTGCCCGCCGCGGCCCACTAA
- a CDS encoding PadR family transcriptional regulator: MAADQSDVLRGTLDLLILKTLNLEPMHGWGISARIQQFSRGVLDVNQGSLYPALQRLEQRGWIDSEWRTTENNRRAKYYRLTSSGRRAVGSETDNWRRYVGAVELILKSS; this comes from the coding sequence GTGGCGGCCGACCAATCTGACGTGCTTCGCGGCACGCTCGACCTGCTCATCCTCAAGACGCTGAACCTCGAGCCCATGCACGGGTGGGGCATCAGCGCGCGAATCCAGCAGTTCTCGCGCGGAGTGCTCGACGTCAACCAGGGCTCGCTCTATCCGGCCCTCCAACGGCTCGAGCAGCGCGGATGGATCGACAGCGAGTGGCGCACGACCGAGAACAACCGGCGCGCCAAGTATTACCGGCTCACGTCGTCCGGGCGCCGAGCGGTCGGGTCCGAAACCGACAACTGGCGACGCTATGTGGGCGCGGTCGAGCTGATCCTCAAATCGTCCTGA